One window from the genome of Kaistella carnis encodes:
- the rpsT gene encoding 30S ribosomal protein S20 gives MANHKSALKRIRQSEKKRLRNRYYHKTARTALKVLRSEEDKVAATQQLPSVISLLDKLVKKNIIHKNKAANLKSKLTKHVNKLA, from the coding sequence ATGGCAAATCATAAATCAGCTCTGAAAAGAATCAGACAAAGCGAAAAGAAAAGATTGAGAAACAGATACTATCATAAGACTGCTAGAACAGCTTTGAAAGTATTAAGAAGTGAGGAGGACAAAGTTGCTGCGACACAACAGTTGCCATCAGTGATCTCTTTGTTAGACAAGTTGGTGAAGAAAAACATCATCCACAAAAACAAAGCGGCCAACCTTAAAAGTAAGTTGACTAAGCACGTTAATAAATTAGCGTAA
- a CDS encoding N-acetylmuramoyl-L-alanine amidase family protein, with translation MAKKGVYKISGNSKPKVGEKTFFNVDEWYPSTPHSERNLTKVYWELFIKDESGNGFRTTNIKKKGINHFTFGKNAHKFIYKVEGYLHEPEGNSPMSMIVQPQKDEIKPKAKEKDILGVSLTYQDGSKISKPLSYKDQLKATAKCDGMVGESIVFNLWEDDSEKAGHHKNNQYITKSPAVKVNKYGKAEWIFSLSPTFITLANKKEDEKKQHEYYVTAEYNGRVDASGNVNVNNPEIPKPIPSPSKPKPKPKENTAKFPSSSSSPKRNSDPKGKILSAEFVNGKGEKISSAKIGNTVSIKITSKNMVGKVVMVRIYEDDNFNDDFLFGKKVKISNDIAFINNVQLTNDMYDEGKRWEVENKTQHFFIEVEHLSISTESQRIGVSLNEEPKKIENPKSPAKQEGKNAPKTNSTCLCKQYDLILGNKVDCDFRKKVVEICKNLWGEGRKIEMANNLMVIMYFETAKTFSPSKQNSRGFTGLIQFGDDAASDLGTTTSELKKMSAVKQLDYVKNFFDRSIFKGKINSLLDMYLSINYPAMIKNNKTAPNDVLYSAPSIQYHTNFSFMKENGEYDNIIAKEIINGKEIITKRGFANGSTHVWEVNEEMQDWYKNNKNEKWDGSCVNKSVESKAIQKKNAKYVIVLDPGHGVKPGNLGTQARKYKIKGDDKIYDTNTLPSYVLESPSKYIIGNNDKPSGGYDSENTESNVVYDIAVKMKEKIEKFGHTVYITRSQKNTINLDDEANFKKYLGGAATKAAAINFRSKMSTTLEADYFISVHCDGWTDFSKGAHTIYSDDASKQLAIDLLDKYDITNILSKSPHKRNDLGVLGSSNKTKKKVLIELGYLTSPLDTKNIVNNKDKIATLLVNGLIKNINNDK, from the coding sequence ATGGCAAAAAAAGGAGTTTACAAAATATCGGGCAATTCAAAACCTAAAGTCGGAGAAAAAACATTTTTTAATGTAGATGAATGGTATCCTTCAACACCACATTCAGAGAGAAATTTAACTAAAGTATATTGGGAGTTATTTATTAAAGATGAAAGCGGAAATGGCTTTCGCACAACGAATATTAAGAAAAAAGGAATTAATCATTTTACTTTTGGGAAAAATGCTCATAAATTCATTTACAAAGTGGAAGGATATCTTCACGAACCAGAAGGAAATTCTCCCATGTCAATGATTGTTCAACCACAAAAAGATGAAATTAAACCAAAAGCCAAAGAAAAAGACATTTTGGGTGTAAGTTTAACTTATCAAGATGGCTCAAAAATTTCTAAACCGCTAAGTTACAAAGACCAACTGAAAGCCACTGCTAAATGCGATGGGATGGTAGGTGAAAGCATTGTCTTTAACCTATGGGAAGATGATTCTGAAAAAGCGGGACACCATAAAAACAATCAATACATTACAAAATCTCCAGCCGTAAAAGTGAATAAGTACGGAAAAGCAGAATGGATTTTTTCATTAAGCCCTACATTTATTACCCTTGCTAACAAAAAAGAAGATGAAAAAAAACAACACGAATATTATGTAACCGCAGAATATAACGGAAGAGTTGATGCATCTGGAAATGTAAATGTAAATAATCCTGAAATACCAAAACCGATTCCTTCTCCATCAAAACCGAAACCGAAACCAAAAGAGAATACCGCAAAATTTCCGAGTAGCAGTTCTTCACCCAAAAGAAATAGCGACCCGAAAGGAAAAATATTGAGTGCAGAATTTGTGAATGGTAAAGGAGAAAAGATATCGTCGGCAAAAATCGGGAATACTGTCTCCATCAAAATTACTTCCAAAAACATGGTTGGAAAAGTGGTTATGGTTCGAATCTATGAAGACGACAATTTTAATGATGATTTTTTATTTGGTAAGAAAGTTAAAATTTCTAATGATATTGCATTTATAAACAATGTACAACTCACCAATGATATGTATGATGAAGGTAAACGATGGGAAGTTGAAAACAAAACGCAGCATTTTTTTATTGAAGTTGAGCATTTGAGCATCTCTACAGAATCCCAAAGAATTGGTGTAAGTTTGAATGAAGAACCGAAGAAAATCGAAAATCCTAAATCTCCGGCAAAACAAGAAGGGAAAAATGCACCGAAAACAAATTCAACCTGTTTATGTAAGCAGTATGATTTAATATTAGGAAATAAAGTTGATTGCGATTTTAGAAAAAAAGTAGTTGAGATTTGTAAAAACTTGTGGGGTGAAGGTAGGAAAATTGAGATGGCAAATAATCTTATGGTCATCATGTATTTTGAAACTGCTAAAACATTTAGTCCTTCGAAGCAAAATAGTAGAGGATTTACAGGTTTAATTCAGTTTGGAGATGATGCAGCATCAGATTTGGGAACAACAACTAGTGAATTAAAAAAAATGTCTGCTGTTAAACAATTGGATTATGTAAAAAATTTTTTTGACAGAAGTATTTTTAAAGGAAAAATTAATAGTTTGCTAGATATGTACTTGTCTATTAATTATCCAGCGATGATTAAAAATAATAAAACAGCTCCCAATGATGTTTTATATTCCGCTCCTTCAATTCAATATCATACTAATTTTTCTTTTATGAAAGAAAATGGTGAATATGATAATATTATAGCCAAGGAAATAATTAATGGAAAAGAAATTATTACGAAGAGGGGGTTTGCGAATGGTAGTACACATGTATGGGAAGTTAATGAAGAAATGCAAGACTGGTATAAAAACAATAAAAATGAAAAATGGGATGGAAGTTGTGTAAATAAATCTGTAGAATCAAAAGCTATACAGAAAAAAAATGCAAAATATGTAATTGTTTTGGATCCGGGACATGGGGTTAAACCAGGGAATTTAGGTACTCAGGCGAGAAAGTATAAAATAAAAGGTGATGACAAGATATATGATACAAATACTTTGCCCTCTTATGTATTAGAATCGCCATCCAAATATATTATAGGAAATAATGACAAGCCTTCTGGCGGTTACGATAGTGAAAATACAGAATCAAATGTAGTATATGATATTGCTGTAAAGATGAAGGAAAAAATTGAAAAATTTGGTCACACAGTATATATTACACGAAGTCAAAAGAACACGATTAATCTTGATGATGAAGCAAATTTCAAAAAATATTTAGGAGGAGCAGCAACAAAAGCAGCAGCAATTAATTTTCGATCCAAAATGTCTACCACTTTAGAAGCGGATTATTTTATTTCTGTTCACTGTGATGGTTGGACGGATTTTTCTAAAGGAGCGCATACCATATATAGTGATGATGCTTCTAAGCAACTTGCTATCGATTTGTTAGATAAATATGATATTACAAACATACTTTCCAAGTCTCCACATAAGCGAAATGATTTGGGTGTACTTGGTTCATCAAATAAAACGAAAAAGAAAGTATTAATTGAATTAGGTTATTTAACAAGTCCTTTGGATACAAAAAATATTGTTAATAATAAAGATAAAATAGCAACATTGTTAGTTAATGGATTAATAAAAAATATCAATAATGATAAATAG
- a CDS encoding DUF4280 domain-containing protein → MCDKGAKFPNLKVTSHHKHYWNDAEGQADYLAVTEDDLTFNPPAMPFGNCKLKTTSGGYLPCTYAPAGKWTKTYEKVKVMGKSTVTELSELMCATGGKITILKHGQQSEAGKSHINNASSDEMQIYNPIVDYDKFKEEINGEDLFEVE, encoded by the coding sequence ATGTGCGACAAAGGCGCTAAATTTCCTAATCTGAAAGTAACATCCCACCACAAACATTACTGGAACGATGCGGAAGGACAAGCCGATTATCTTGCTGTAACCGAAGATGATCTTACCTTCAATCCACCTGCAATGCCTTTCGGAAATTGTAAACTAAAAACCACTTCTGGTGGTTATTTACCTTGCACTTATGCACCAGCAGGAAAATGGACAAAAACCTACGAAAAAGTAAAAGTTATGGGAAAAAGTACCGTTACCGAACTCTCCGAACTGATGTGTGCAACTGGTGGAAAAATCACTATTTTGAAACACGGGCAACAAAGTGAAGCCGGAAAAAGCCACATAAACAATGCGAGTAGTGATGAGATGCAGATTTACAATCCTATTGTGGATTATGATAAATTTAAAGAGGAAATAAACGGAGAAGATTTATTTGAGGTTGAATAA
- a CDS encoding putative LPS assembly protein LptD: MVKTGFKNILQILIILIFNNFLALLGAQNLTENKIVNDTIRKSDTIVVKKEQLESVVKTKADRIRNDIPKKMTYLNKDAQVQYQDMTIDADYISIDWDKSLVFARGELDSLGKITKPAVAVQGGKTYEYDEFTYNIKTRQAIAFNARTEESEGVIIAEKTKKYNDSVFFMKRGKYTTDEYFIKKKDTIADYYLLAPNIKLIKGKEKSQVITGPIQLYIEQVPTPLIMPFAILPFSDKRSAGILIPSFGEREDVGFFLNSLGYYQPIGEHFDLKVLTDIYTKGSWNLRPEVNYKKNYRYTGNFSADIGTTVRGIKGLADYSKTGTYRIAWRHQQDSKANPFLTFSASVDVVSNKFYNNTVNNNYAFNQNNLNAQQNSTVSVVKRFLTLPVTITGTSSYSQNFSTGLADLKLPLLNVAINQFYLFKPKTGIREGLLENITVNTGLNLNNYVQTNEGELFTKAMWDKMQTGLKNNIALGTNTTIAKYFTFSISANIDNALTTKTLTRNYNPVTNQIEDVLNKKIAGYSSFSTSTSLQTVLYGMLNFKKGSAIQAIRHMMTPQIGFSYSPDFSAPTFGYYKNYSNDRGEMTQYSIFDRGIIGSPNSGLVQALSFSISNNLEMKVKSKKDSTGVKKLKIFETLSFNTNYNFAAPQYKWSVFSFNGQTTLFNNLNLNTALTLEPYQIIFAPGEDRGIRTENFGRFSVQGFNAQLSYPLSDAIFGEKEELAKKYSKKGEIRNENYYFDDDDYAHFSQPWTLNINAQYGYTRNLTRFGNKVASVGLDGSLKLTPFWSLSGNLYYDVIKNEIASTRLSFSRDQRSFTINFNWIPFGQYKVYDFFIGIKANILRDALKYKDRSFTQPNAPF, from the coding sequence TTGGTCAAAACTGGCTTCAAAAATATACTACAAATCTTAATTATCCTAATTTTTAACAATTTTTTAGCACTTCTTGGGGCTCAAAATTTGACTGAAAATAAGATAGTTAATGATACCATTCGCAAGTCTGACACGATTGTTGTGAAGAAAGAACAGCTGGAATCTGTTGTGAAAACAAAAGCAGACCGCATTCGAAATGACATCCCGAAAAAGATGACGTACCTGAATAAAGATGCGCAGGTACAGTATCAGGATATGACGATTGATGCAGATTACATCTCTATTGACTGGGATAAATCTCTGGTTTTTGCACGCGGAGAACTGGATTCTTTAGGAAAAATTACAAAACCGGCAGTTGCTGTGCAAGGCGGAAAAACTTACGAGTACGACGAATTCACTTACAACATCAAAACCCGACAAGCCATCGCTTTTAATGCCAGAACTGAAGAAAGTGAAGGCGTGATTATTGCGGAGAAAACGAAGAAATATAACGATTCGGTCTTCTTCATGAAAAGAGGAAAATATACCACCGACGAATATTTCATCAAGAAAAAAGATACCATTGCCGATTATTATTTGCTCGCTCCAAACATTAAATTAATTAAAGGAAAGGAGAAATCACAGGTGATCACCGGACCAATTCAGTTATATATTGAGCAAGTTCCGACGCCTTTAATTATGCCATTTGCCATTCTGCCCTTTTCCGATAAGAGAAGCGCCGGGATCCTTATTCCGAGTTTTGGAGAACGGGAAGACGTAGGATTCTTCTTAAATTCCCTGGGTTATTACCAACCGATCGGGGAGCATTTTGATTTAAAAGTACTAACGGATATTTATACCAAAGGAAGCTGGAATCTGCGTCCTGAGGTCAATTACAAAAAGAATTACAGATACACGGGGAACTTCTCTGCGGATATTGGTACGACCGTTCGTGGAATTAAAGGTTTAGCAGATTATTCAAAAACCGGAACCTATCGAATTGCGTGGAGACATCAGCAGGATTCGAAAGCAAATCCTTTCCTGACTTTTTCCGCGTCTGTAGATGTGGTCAGTAATAAATTTTACAACAATACGGTTAATAACAACTACGCCTTTAATCAGAATAATCTAAATGCCCAACAAAACTCTACGGTGAGTGTGGTTAAAAGATTTTTGACTTTACCCGTAACCATTACCGGAACCTCATCCTATTCTCAGAATTTCTCTACCGGACTTGCAGATTTAAAATTGCCCTTACTGAATGTGGCGATTAATCAGTTTTATTTATTTAAACCAAAAACAGGCATCAGAGAAGGTTTGCTCGAAAACATCACGGTGAATACCGGGTTAAATCTAAATAATTACGTTCAGACTAATGAAGGCGAACTCTTTACAAAAGCGATGTGGGACAAGATGCAAACCGGTTTAAAAAACAATATTGCTTTAGGAACAAACACCACGATTGCGAAATATTTCACGTTCTCGATTTCAGCTAATATTGACAATGCTTTAACCACAAAAACGCTGACCAGAAATTACAATCCGGTCACCAATCAAATCGAGGATGTTTTGAATAAAAAAATCGCCGGCTACTCCTCTTTTTCTACCAGCACAAGTTTACAGACGGTTTTATACGGAATGTTGAACTTTAAAAAAGGTTCAGCAATTCAGGCAATCCGACACATGATGACGCCGCAAATTGGATTTAGCTATTCTCCGGATTTCTCCGCACCAACTTTTGGATATTATAAAAATTACTCCAACGACCGTGGAGAAATGACCCAATACTCTATTTTTGACCGTGGAATTATCGGATCACCGAATTCGGGACTTGTTCAGGCATTGAGTTTCTCAATCAGTAATAACCTGGAGATGAAAGTAAAATCTAAAAAGGATTCTACCGGAGTGAAGAAATTGAAAATTTTTGAAACCTTAAGTTTTAATACCAATTACAATTTTGCAGCACCGCAATACAAATGGTCTGTATTTAGTTTTAATGGCCAAACCACCCTTTTTAACAATCTAAATTTAAATACCGCGCTTACACTGGAACCTTATCAAATCATTTTTGCACCGGGTGAAGACAGAGGAATACGCACGGAGAATTTCGGACGGTTCAGTGTTCAGGGCTTTAATGCGCAACTTTCTTATCCATTGAGCGATGCAATTTTCGGGGAGAAAGAAGAACTTGCTAAGAAATACAGTAAAAAGGGAGAAATACGAAATGAGAATTATTATTTTGATGATGATGATTACGCTCATTTTTCTCAACCCTGGACTTTAAACATAAATGCGCAATATGGTTATACCAGAAACTTAACCCGTTTCGGTAACAAAGTAGCCTCTGTTGGTTTAGATGGAAGTCTTAAACTTACGCCGTTCTGGAGTCTCTCCGGGAATCTTTATTATGACGTTATTAAAAACGAAATTGCCAGCACAAGACTGAGCTTCTCCCGGGACCAAAGAAGTTTCACTATTAACTTTAACTGGATCCCATTCGGCCAATATAAAGTATATGACTTCTTTATCGGAATTAAGGCCAACATTCTACGCGATGCTTTAAAATATAAAGACCGAAGCTTCACCCAACCCAATGCGCCATTTTAA
- a CDS encoding N-acetylmuramoyl-L-alanine amidase family protein, which translates to MITHSFSIKRYFSLLFVLLFLFSGAQKKFTIVLDAGHGGSDIGTNRRYEDLGTVREKDITLSIVLKLGRMLEKNKDYKVIYTRKIDEFPSLTERTTLANRSKADLFLSVHVNASPSSSTSTQGTETFVQGPNQNKKNLEVAKAENDVIYLDEKDREMFASYDPRSPESLIALKIQQSKYLESSLLIGSLVEENFAGRDKRNSRGIKQADLHVLRMNAMPSVLIETGFVNNYAEARYLASDRGQTDIAESIYDAILKYKDRMDRNGGIQAKPAEPVKPVEKELKNDFRILLMSSPVKYASGDPALKGLNYVLPIKENGLYKYYYSVTNLASVRDNNLKTARDAGFRNATAISFIPNQKLGVGYYTIEVANTDQKLSSNSFMLNTLKDVTRVKENGKFLYTYGKFASLEDAVKAQKVLDDKGIKNTVIQKNYR; encoded by the coding sequence ATGATTACTCATAGTTTTTCCATTAAAAGATATTTTTCCCTCTTATTTGTCCTCTTATTCCTCTTCAGTGGTGCGCAGAAAAAATTCACGATTGTTCTGGATGCTGGTCATGGAGGCAGTGATATCGGAACCAACAGACGTTACGAAGATTTAGGAACCGTACGGGAAAAAGATATAACCTTATCCATTGTCTTAAAATTAGGCAGAATGTTGGAGAAAAATAAAGACTATAAGGTCATCTACACCAGAAAAATTGATGAATTTCCGTCTTTAACAGAGCGTACTACACTAGCCAATCGAAGCAAAGCAGATCTTTTTTTATCTGTGCATGTTAACGCTTCGCCATCGAGCAGTACGAGCACCCAGGGAACAGAAACTTTTGTTCAGGGACCTAATCAAAATAAAAAGAATTTGGAAGTCGCAAAAGCAGAAAACGATGTAATCTATCTGGATGAAAAAGATAGGGAGATGTTTGCTTCCTATGATCCGCGATCTCCGGAGTCCCTTATCGCTTTGAAAATTCAGCAGAGTAAGTATCTTGAAAGCAGTTTGCTGATTGGAAGTCTGGTGGAAGAAAATTTTGCCGGACGGGATAAAAGAAATTCGCGCGGGATAAAACAAGCCGATCTTCACGTTTTAAGAATGAATGCAATGCCGTCTGTTCTCATCGAGACCGGATTTGTAAATAATTATGCTGAAGCACGGTATCTCGCCTCTGATAGGGGTCAGACTGATATTGCAGAAAGCATTTACGACGCGATCTTGAAGTATAAAGACCGTATGGATCGAAACGGAGGTATTCAAGCCAAACCTGCAGAGCCCGTGAAACCTGTAGAAAAAGAATTGAAAAATGATTTCAGAATTCTCCTCATGTCTTCTCCTGTAAAATATGCAAGTGGCGATCCTGCTTTAAAAGGATTGAATTATGTTTTACCGATAAAAGAGAACGGTTTATATAAATATTATTACAGTGTAACGAATTTAGCAAGTGTTCGGGATAATAATTTGAAAACAGCGCGAGATGCAGGTTTTAGAAATGCAACGGCCATTTCATTCATTCCAAATCAAAAATTAGGAGTAGGGTATTATACTATAGAAGTAGCTAATACCGATCAGAAATTAAGTTCCAATTCTTTCATGCTCAATACCTTAAAGGATGTGACCCGGGTAAAAGAGAATGGGAAGTTCCTTTACACTTATGGCAAGTTTGCAAGCTTAGAAGATGCTGTAAAGGCCCAGAAAGTCCTGGATGATAAAGGAATTAAAAATACCGTAATTCAAAAAAATTACAGATAA